The proteins below come from a single Iocasia fonsfrigidae genomic window:
- a CDS encoding DUF362 domain-containing protein — protein MGKSKVWFIPVEKGDSPGDIDSKVIRLFETAVKDYSLIAKDDFVAMKIHFGERDNIGYVKPDYLKTLVSRIKDSGGKPFFTDTNTLYKGQRSNSVDHLIQAYQHGFTLDKIDAPVIIADGLMSKNFSRVEIAGKHFEAVNIANDILHSDVLIGISHLTGHVGACMGASIKNIGMGCASRSGKQVQHADVNPSVSADDCTACGQCVKWCPVEAIKIIDGNAVIDYEKCYGCAECITTCSFDAIAVSWAGTSKALQEKMAEYALGVIKDKRDKSLFFNFLIHISKGCDCLGDAQDAVIEDIGILLSVDPLAVDQASVDLLNERAEKDFLKELWSESGLDYRQQLNHAAAIGLGSREYKLIEL, from the coding sequence ATGGGTAAAAGTAAGGTCTGGTTTATTCCAGTTGAAAAAGGGGATAGTCCAGGTGATATTGATAGTAAAGTTATTAGGCTATTTGAAACTGCTGTAAAGGATTATAGCTTGATAGCAAAAGATGATTTTGTGGCAATGAAGATACATTTTGGGGAAAGGGATAATATTGGCTATGTTAAACCAGATTATTTAAAAACCCTGGTCAGCAGGATAAAGGATAGTGGGGGTAAACCATTTTTTACTGATACTAATACCCTTTATAAGGGACAGAGGTCTAATTCTGTTGACCACCTTATTCAGGCTTATCAACATGGTTTTACACTGGACAAGATTGATGCCCCTGTCATCATAGCTGATGGACTGATGTCCAAGAATTTTTCCAGGGTTGAGATAGCAGGCAAACATTTTGAGGCAGTAAATATTGCTAATGACATATTACATAGTGATGTATTGATTGGTATCTCTCATTTGACCGGACATGTCGGTGCCTGTATGGGTGCTTCCATAAAAAATATAGGTATGGGCTGTGCCTCCAGGAGTGGGAAACAGGTACAACATGCTGATGTGAATCCTTCTGTTTCGGCTGATGATTGTACAGCATGTGGCCAGTGTGTTAAATGGTGCCCGGTTGAGGCCATCAAGATTATAGATGGGAATGCAGTGATAGATTATGAAAAGTGTTATGGTTGTGCAGAATGTATAACCACCTGTAGTTTTGATGCTATAGCTGTTTCATGGGCTGGAACAAGTAAGGCCCTGCAGGAAAAGATGGCTGAATATGCTCTGGGAGTAATTAAAGATAAGAGGGATAAGTCACTCTTTTTTAATTTTTTGATTCACATTAGCAAAGGTTGTGATTGTCTGGGGGATGCCCAGGATGCGGTGATTGAGGATATTGGCATCCTCTTATCAGTTGACCCACTCGCAGTTGATCAGGCTTCAGTTGATCTACTAAATGAAAGGGCAGAGAAGGATTTTCTAAAGGAATTATGGAGTGAATCAGGTCTGGATTATAGACAGCAACTAAACCATGCAGCAGCAATAGGGTTAGGCAGCAGGGAGTATAAGTTAATTGAACTTTAG
- a CDS encoding N-acetylmuramoyl-L-alanine amidase family protein produces MFRFISCLLIVLVFFVFSMGTYNQAYALDKEIKEEVIKTVKIAAVMYLISRASDLFSDSADDKINGDVLQEDKQVVTSSSNSMSLDDKVIVIDPGHGGSDPGAIGVQGLKEKDINLDIALRLYELLNNKTKAEIYLTRDSDKFVSLNERSSFARSINADIYLSIHNNADDTGWQHGTETYAYYTTAKETWALAWYIHKNIVDKLGFLDRGLKADNFHVIRETPGINSILLEIGFLSNKEEEAILKKDITRERAAAAIYEGIVEYFTN; encoded by the coding sequence ATGTTTAGGTTTATTTCCTGTTTATTAATAGTGCTGGTTTTTTTTGTGTTTTCTATGGGGACATATAATCAGGCCTATGCATTGGATAAAGAGATTAAAGAAGAGGTAATAAAGACAGTAAAAATTGCTGCAGTAATGTATTTAATAAGCAGAGCAAGTGATCTGTTCAGTGATTCAGCAGATGATAAGATAAATGGAGATGTATTACAAGAAGATAAGCAAGTAGTAACAAGCAGTAGTAATAGTATGAGTCTTGATGATAAGGTAATTGTTATTGACCCGGGACATGGTGGTTCAGATCCAGGAGCTATTGGTGTTCAGGGTTTAAAAGAGAAAGATATAAATTTGGATATTGCTTTAAGGTTATATGAGCTATTAAATAATAAAACCAAGGCTGAGATTTATTTAACCAGGGACTCAGATAAGTTTGTTTCTCTTAATGAGAGGTCTTCCTTTGCCAGGAGTATCAATGCTGATATATATCTTAGTATTCATAATAATGCTGATGACACTGGTTGGCAGCATGGGACTGAGACCTATGCGTATTATACTACTGCTAAAGAAACCTGGGCACTTGCCTGGTATATTCACAAAAACATAGTAGATAAGCTGGGTTTTCTGGATAGGGGGTTAAAGGCAGATAATTTTCATGTAATTCGTGAAACTCCAGGTATAAATTCAATCTTGTTGGAGATAGGATTTTTATCAAATAAAGAAGAAGAGGCTATTTTAAAGAAAGATATTACTAGAGAACGGGCTGCTGCTGCTATTTATGAAGGTATTGTTGAATATTTTACTAATTAA
- a CDS encoding TraR/DksA C4-type zinc finger protein has translation MEKNRLIHYKKLLLKAKSELEAGLELMSNEEKKSLKESTGELSSYDNHPADQASNTYGRELDRGIRDNSLTLLTEVNDALAKVEEGRYGICQRCGEEIKEFRLEVVPQTSFCEKCKGIEENEGVRRRPLAEATIFPPFGHGFNDDNDQVEYDAEDCWQDLAQYGSSDSPQDNPAELVGDQSDKQTYTDSDEIVGSVGIEDSIFDDEIDDLEESDDEKTTFTGSAASNERKM, from the coding sequence ATGGAAAAGAACCGTTTAATTCACTATAAAAAACTATTACTCAAGGCAAAAAGTGAGCTGGAAGCTGGTTTGGAACTTATGTCAAATGAAGAAAAAAAGAGTTTAAAAGAATCTACTGGTGAACTTTCATCATATGATAATCACCCTGCTGACCAGGCCTCAAATACCTATGGCCGGGAATTAGACCGGGGAATCAGGGATAATTCACTTACATTATTGACCGAGGTGAATGATGCTTTAGCCAAGGTGGAAGAGGGTCGTTATGGTATCTGTCAAAGGTGTGGTGAAGAAATTAAAGAATTCCGCCTTGAGGTAGTACCCCAGACCAGTTTTTGCGAGAAATGCAAGGGGATTGAAGAAAATGAAGGTGTGCGTAGACGGCCCCTGGCTGAGGCTACTATTTTTCCACCTTTTGGACATGGTTTTAATGATGATAATGATCAGGTAGAATATGATGCTGAAGACTGCTGGCAGGACCTTGCTCAATATGGTAGTTCTGATTCCCCTCAGGATAATCCAGCAGAATTAGTTGGTGATCAATCAGATAAACAGACATATACTGACTCTGATGAAATAGTAGGCTCAGTTGGTATTGAAGATTCTATCTTCGATGATGAAATTGATGATCTAGAGGAAAGTGATGATGAAAAGACTACTTTTACTGGTAGTGCTGCCTCTAATGAGAGAAAAATGTAG